From the genome of Carassius auratus strain Wakin chromosome 24, ASM336829v1, whole genome shotgun sequence:
tttttattttggagTTTGACATGGTATAATTGAATAGCGGCAAAACTTGTTCCCATTCTGTTTCATGGAAGTaagcaagtcatacaggtttgagtaAATAAATTTAGTTAACTTGCCCTTTAGATTTAAGATGATAATTGACTGCAGTCATGTGACAATACCTGGAAAACAACACTACTGAGGGGCCTTGGctcaaacaaactgaaataaataatgtaaagtcAAGTCATCTGACTCGAGGCCCCCACCTCTGCCATCAATATTTATAAGGTACTGCAACGGATACAATGTcataattaacacacacacaaacaaatactattataataCTATGGTACTTTTACAGCTATAAGTGACATGCTGAGGTTTTTGGAGTGAAAGAGGCTGAAAGAGATATGACAAAGTGGTCAGAAGTTCAGgtacagaaatgtaatatttctgtttgttCCCTTTACACTTTTGGCTGGAGTCTGCGActggtttgtctttttttttttttttttcagttgttaatGAGCTAAAATATTTTGCTAATAGTTGAGACCTCTATCATCTATGAATAAAGGGAAACGCTGTTTTAGACAAATGAAGTGTGATGTGTGTTAGTTACCTTGCTCCTGCAATAAGACCAGCTGGAATGATTTTGCGCGAGTTATAGAATCTCTTTCCCATGATAGCAGCAAGTGTCCCAGATGCACCTGCGAGAGGGAAAATATTGATGGCACATTATGCAATTCAAAATCCCTATAGTCTAATTTTATAAAACAAGCATTAATACCACCTCTAGATCACTTGTTTGcctgttaaaaatataataattgcaaaatatgaaaaaaaaagcacacctAAAGACACCCAAATATTTTTAGGATCTTGTGATGTCTGGTAAGCACCAAAACCAGCCAAACCACCAAAGAGCAGCCCTGCTGCCagggatgggacactgcctgcaagacaaattaattaaaacataaaatatactaaaacactGCCTTGATGAATGGTATAAGGTGTCATAAGGAATTCagatttattaaagtttttaacttttagatgtttatgttattttccagtaaaaaccttttaaaatgttGTACAATCATGCAACAGGGCTGaagacatttcatttatttttaggttCCAAGGTGTATGAAATTTTCACTGAATATAGAGGAACCaaataaatgtttgtgaaaataattggttaaagaactttgttttgttaaaaatgcatGTGTTGGGTAAAATCTGATCAAGCTGGTGTTTAGCCAGTTTTCCAGTTTGATAAGTGCCATCCAACCAAACCAGCCTGACAAGCAATGACCATCAAACAAATTTAAGGTCTTAATCCTGTAAACTTTATATAGGCCTACATTGATAATCTCTTGAGCTTTCGCACTACCTGCTTTGACGTATCCCATGACTCCTCCAGATGCTACTAGTGCTGCGTATCCATATCCAGCCCAGTCCACTGCCATTATAAacacctcaacacacacacataaataaatattttaaacatacagCTTTGCAGTTTACAGATAGTGTGCAAGAAATTTacgcaaacatacacacacttgtATATGTTGGTTTGCGGGGGACTCTCCAgtggcgtaatggtttttatattgtTCAAACTGTACTTTCTATGCCCTAACCCCGACAGAACACTACAGGCAAATACAAAAGCAATTTGGTATAAGAAAACACTGAAAGTTTCATCATAAACAGTGTTTACGCTGTAATACCAATGACATACACATTTTGCATTATACACAGTCTACTCATAAACCAAATATTCAAACACACACGCTGGCTGCACTGATAACCAATAGTTGATCTCAGATCTACGCATGTCCGGATCATAAACTGCATTTCTGCTGTCAGCTGTAAATGCAGactgacaattattattattaattattttttgtacacaCAACACTGAATGCTGTTACTCGAAAAAGAATATTCTACATTCATTACAGTACTATAAGACAACTATTAAAGTAAATACCACTGCCTGAGAATCTGGAGAAAGTCTTTGCCGGTGGTGCTCAAGGTCGACGACGACGacgacttcttcttcttcttcttcttcttcttcttcttcttcttcttctttggttGTTTAACGGCGGATGCGGACTAACTTAGCGCACTACCGCCACCCTCCAGTTAAATTGTGCCTAATCACCACTATGGTTTATATCTTTGAAAATAATGTAGCCTGcaagccacataaaaaaaaaaaaaaaaaaaaaaaaaaaacttatagtaATCCATCTGTCTAAATTTcctttcaaataaataacttcCCTATATTCTATCAATGAGTCCGGTGTTCTTTAAAAATTCAAACATATACTTTATTACTTTATGATCGGAAGCCTTagacaaaatatttctaaagttAAAACTTTCCCCACTATCctctattttccttttaattaaagACCTTTCTCTATTAAATTTCCTACAAATCATAAAGACATGTTCCACTGTTTCTGGCACATTACAGCTCCCACAATTTCCTGAATTATGCTTTCCTATCATCTGCAATTTTTTGTTCAGTCCAGTGTGTCCTATTCTCATTCTTGTAAAAATTGCCTCTTCTCTTCGACATCTTCTTATCAAACGGCCCTGACCAACCTCAGGGTTTACACTGTAAAAGCCCCTCCCTTTATCTCCCCTATCCCATTTATCTTGCCATaactttttaacatgttttttaatcATTGACTTAGCCTCTGCCTTTGATATTTTACACTGAATAGACACATTTGTTGCTTTCAAAGCCTGTTTAGCAAACTTGTCTGCCAACTCATTACCAACCATACCTACATGAGCCGGAACCCACACAAACTTTACATGCGTCCCCCCATTTTGAATACTATGAATCAAAGTCAATATCTCACACACAATATCATACCTTTCATTTGAGTTACCTGATTTAAAATTTTCTAAGGCTGACAACGAATCTGAACATACAACTACTCTTAGTGGTTTCATTTGCTCTACCCACTGCAACGCCATTACAATTGCTATTAGCTCTGCTGTGTACACTGATAGGTGATACGAAACTCTTGCAGAAAACTTAATATCAAACTCTGGTATCACATATGCGATTGCCACTTTCCCTGTATCTGGTTGTTTTGATCCATCAGTAAAGATTTGCACGTACCCATAATAGTTATCTACATACCTCATAGCCATTTGTCCTCTATATCCCTTAtaattttttaacttttcatGCAAGGTTACATCAGTGTCCGGTACCAGTAGCATCCACGGTGGGTGCGGTGAATAGACTACAGATGGACTAAATTCATAATTTTCTAAAGCTGCTTGCTTTACCTTTTCATGAATACTTGCACTAAACGACTCTCTTTTACTTTTTTCCTGCTCCCATGTTAAGATGAGGACACTTTTAGTGGGATGGTCTTCAATATGTCCTTTTAATTGAACATAATACGACAATGACATTTGCAGTCGCCTCAACTCAAATGGCATTTCACCTACTTCAACCTGAAGCGCTGATATAGGGGAGGTTCTCATTACTCCTGAACATATCCTAAGGGCCAAACCCTGAATAACATCAAGCTTCTTTAATTCAGACTTTGCAGCAGACCCATAAGCCATGCACCCGTAGTCAACAATAGACCTAATTAATCCAACATATAATCTTTTCATTGAAGTCATATCTGCTCCCCACTCCTTATTGCACAAGCACCTAATTATGTTAATGACTTTTTTACATTTGTCAACAATATTTTCAATATGATTATGCCATGTAAGCTTAGAATCAAAATGCATACCTAAAAATCTCATACAATTTACTCTTTTTAAATCTCTACCATACAACTGGAATTTAAAACtttcttcaatttttttaaatgagaagaATACTACCTTAGTTTTCTCAACAGAGAACCTGAATCCCCATTTCCCAGCCCATTCTTCAACAGAGTCGATAGCTTTTTGCAAGTTTTTAACagtgattttaacatttttacccCTTTTCCAAAGAGCGCCGTCATCTGCAAACAATGATTTGCCTATGCTATAATCAAGTGTATCATATATATCATTTATCATAATAGAGAATAGAATTGGTGAAATAAC
Proteins encoded in this window:
- the tmem14ca gene encoding transmembrane protein 14C isoform X1; this translates as MAVDWAGYGYAALVASGGVMGYVKAGSVPSLAAGLLFGGLAGFGAYQTSQDPKNIWVSLGASGTLAAIMGKRFYNSRKIIPAGLIAGASRGSVADCKRVLCESTMSPCCFSTTYLTHSDCRRIICETGVTSGLTGFVLHVSTMP
- the tmem14ca gene encoding transmembrane protein 14C isoform X3; the encoded protein is MAVDWAGYGYAALVASGGVMGYVKAGSVPSLAAGLLFGGLAGFGAYQTSQDPKNIWVSLGASGTLAAIMGKRFYNSRKIIPAGLIAGARCCEEVETLRLMQRWQNT
- the tmem14ca gene encoding transmembrane protein 14C isoform X2; amino-acid sequence: MAVDWAGYGYAALVASGGVMGYVKAGSVPSLAAGLLFGGLAGFGAYQTSQDPKNIWVSLGASGTLAAIMGKRFYNSRKIIPAGLIAGASVLMLAKLGAGMLQKPPQS